One genomic window of Erinaceus europaeus chromosome 7, mEriEur2.1, whole genome shotgun sequence includes the following:
- the ATP2B1 gene encoding plasma membrane calcium-transporting ATPase 1 isoform X3, which produces MGDMANNSVAYSGVKNSLKEANHDGDFGITLAELRALMELRSTDALRKIQESYGDVYGICTRLKTSPNEGLSGNPADIERRQVVFGKNFIPPKKPKTFLQLVWEALQDVTLIILEIAAIVSLGLSFYRPPEGENTLCGEVSVGEEEGEGETGWIEGAAILLSVVCVVLVTAFNDWSKEKQFRGLQSRIEQEQKFTVIRGGQVIQIPVADITVGDIAQVKYGDLLPADGILIQGNDLKIDESSLTGESDHVKKSLDKDPLLLSGTHVMEGSGRMVVTAVGINSQTGIIFTLLGAGSEEEEKKDEKKKEKKNKKQDGAIENRNKAKAQDGAAMEMQPLKSEEGGDGDEKDKKKSNLPKKEKSVLQGKLTKLAVQIGKAGLLMSAITVIILVLYFVINTFWVQKRPWLAECTPIYIQYFVKFFIIGVTVLVVAVPEGLPLAVTISLAYSVKKMMKDNNLVRHLDACETMGNATAICSDKTGTLTMNRMTVVQAYINEKHYKKIPEPEAIPPNTLSYLVTGISVNCAYTSKILPPEKEGGLPRHVGNKTECALLGLLLDLKRDYQDVRNEIPEEALYKVYTFNSVRKSMSTVLKNSDGSFRIFSKGASEIILKKCFKILSANGEAKVFRPRDRDDIVKTVIEPMASEGLRTICLAFRDFPAGEPEPEWDNENDIVTGLTCIAVVGIEDPVRPEVPDAIKKCQRAGITVRMVTGDNINTARAIATKCGILHPGEDFLCLEGKDFNRRIRNEKGEIEQERIDKIWPKLRVLARSSPTDKHTLVKGIIDSTVSEQRQVVAVTGDGTNDGPALKKADVGFAMGIAGTDVAKEASDIILTDDNFTSIVKAVMWGRNVYDSISKFLQFQLTVNVVAVIVAFTGACITQDSPLKAVQMLWVNLIMDTLASLALATEPPTESLLLRKPYGRNKPLISRTMMKNILGHAFYQLVVVFTLLFAGEKFFDIDSGRNAPLHAPPSEHYTIVFNTFVLMQLFNEINARKIHGERNVFEGIFNNAIFCMIVLGTFVVQIIIVQFGGKPFSCSELSIEQWLWSIFLGMGTLLWGQLISTIPTSRLKFLKEAGHGTQKEEIPEEELAEDVEEIDHAERELRRGQILWFRGLNRIQTQMDVVNAFQSGSSIQGALRRQPSIASQHHDVTNISTPTHVVFSSSTASTTVGFEW; this is translated from the exons gtTTAAGTGGAAACCCTGCAGATATAGAAAGAAGACAAGTAGTGTTTGGAAAAAATTTTATACCTCCTAAAAAGCCAAAAACCTTTCTCCAGTTAGTATGGGAAGCGTTACAAGATGTCACTTTAATTATATTAGAAATTGCAGCCATAGTCTCATTGGGCCTTTCTTTCTATCGACCTCCAGAAGGAGAAAATACAC tttGTGGAGAAGTTTCTGTTGGAGAGGAAGAAGGTGAAGGTGAAACTGGCTGGATTGAAGGAGCTGCAATCCTCTTGTCAGTGGTGTGTGTGGTTTTAGTAACAGCTTTCAATGACTGGAGTAAGGAAAAGCAGTTTAGAGGTTTGCAGAGTCGAATTGAACAAGAACAGAAGTTCACGGTCATCAGGGGTGGTCAGGTCATTCAGATACCTGTAGCTGACATTACTGTTGGAGATATCGCTCAAGTGAAATACG GCGATCTTCTTCCAGCTGATGGTATACTTATTCAAGGCAATGATCTGAAAATTGATGAAAGTTCATTGACTGGTGAATCTGATCATGTTAAAAAATCTTTAGATAAGGATCCCTTACTTCTATCAG GTACTCATGTAATGGAAGGCTCTGGAAGAATGGTGGTTACTGCTGTAGGTATAAATTCTCAAACTGGAATTATCTTTACATTACTTGGAGCTGGAagtgaagaggaggagaagaaagatgagaagaaaaaagaaaagaaaa ATAAGAAGCAAGATGGAGCTATTGAGAATCGCAACAAAG CAAAAGCCCAGGATGGCGCAGCCATGGAAATGCAGCCTTTGAAGAgtgaagaagggggagatggtgatgaaaaagacaaaaagaaatcaaatttgccaaaaaaggaaaaatctgtttTACAAGGGAAACTTACAAAGTTGGCTGTGCAGATTGGCAAAGCAG GTTTGTTGATGTCTGCCATCACCGTTATCATTCTAGTATTATATTTTGTCATTAATACATTCTGGGTTCAGAAGAGACCATGGCTCGCTGAGTGCACACCAATTTACATACAATATTTTGTGAAGTTCTTCATTATTGGAGTTACAGTTTTAGTGGTAGCAGTGCCAGAAGGTCTTCCACTTGCAGTCACTATCTCACTGGCTTATTCAGTCAAG AAAATGATGAAAGATAATAACTTAGTAAGGCACCTGGATGCTTGTGAAACCATGGGAAATGCTACAGCTATTTGTTCAGATAAAACAGGAACATTGACGATGAACAGAATGACAGTTGTTCAAGCTTACATAAATGAGAAACATTATAAAAAGATTCCTGAACCAGAAGCTATTCCACCAAATACTTTGTCCTATCTTGTAACAGGAATTTCTGTGAATTGTGCTTATACATCAAAAATACTG CCACCAGAGAAAGAGGGTGGATTACCTCGTCATGTTGGTAATAAAACTGAATGTGCCTTGTTGGGACTTCTTTTGGATTTAAAGCGAGATTATCAGGATGTTAGAAATGAAATACCAGAAGAAGCACTATACAAAGTCTACACCTTCAATTCTGTTAGGAAATCCATGAGTACTGTCCTGAAAAATTCAGATGGAAGTTTTCGAATATTCAGCAAGGGTGCATCTGAGATAATTCTGAAAAA ATGTTTCAAAATCTTGagtgcaaatggtgaagcaaaagTATTCAGGCCAAGGGACCGTGATGATATAGTAAAAACCGTGATTGAACCCATGGCATCTGAAGGCTTGAGGACCATCTGTCTTGCCTtcagagacttccctgcaggagaACCAGAACCAGAATGGGATAATGAAAATGACATTGTCACTGGCCTTACATGCATTGCTGTTGTGGGGATAGAAGATCCCGTGAGACCTGAG GTACCAGATGCGATAAAGAAATGTCAGAGAGCTGGAATAACTGTGCGAATGGTCACAGGTGATAATATTAACACTGCTCGGGCTATTGCTACCAAGTGTGGTATCTTGCATCCTGGGGAAGATTTCCTGTGCCTAGAAGGTAAAGACTTCAACAGAAGAATTCGAAATGAAAAGGGAGAG ATTGAGCAAGAGCGGATTGACAAGATCTGGCCGAAGCTACGAGTACTTGCAAGATCATCTCCTACCGACAAACATACACTGGTTAAAG GTATAATTGACAGCACTGTCTCAGAACAACGCCAGGTTGTAGCTGTAACTGGTGATGGTACAAATGATGGCCCAGCACTAAAGAAAGCTGATGTTGGATTTGCAATG ggcaTTGCTGGAACTGACGTAGCAAAAGAAGCATCAGATATTATTCTCACCGATGACAACTTCACGAGCATTGTCAAAGCAGTTATGTGGGGACGAAATGTCTATGACAGCATCTCAAAATTCCTTCAGTTCCAGCTGACTGTTAATGTAGTAGCAGTGATTGTTGCTTTCACTGGTGCCTGTATCACTCAA GATTCGCCACTTAAAGCTGTGCAGATGCTGTGGGTTAACCTCATAATGGACACACTTGCCTCCCTGGCTCTGGCAACTGAACCCCCCACTGAGTCTCTCTTACTTCGGAAACCTTATGGTCGAAACAAGCCTCTCATCTCACGCACGATGATGAAGAATATTTTGGGTCACGCATTCTATCAGCTTGTGGTAGTCTTTACACTCTTGTTTGCTG GAGAAAAGTTCTTTGATATTGACAGTGGAAGAAATGCCCCTTTGCACGCTCCCCCCTCGGAACATTACACTATCGTTTTCAATACCTTTGTGCTAATGCAACTTTTCAACGAAATCAATGCCCGGAAAATTCATGGGGAAAGAAACGTTTTTGAAGGAATTTTTAATAATGCCATCTTCTGCATGATTGTTTTAGGCACTTTTGTGGTACAG ATAATAATCGTGCAGTTTGGTGGAAAACCTTTCAGTTGCTCAGAACTTTCTATAGAACAGTGGCTATGGTCAATATTCCTAGGAATGGGAACGTTACTCTGGGGCCAG CTTATTTCTACAATTCCAACTAGCCGCTTAAAATTCCTTAAAGAAGCTGGTCATGGAACACAAAAGGAGGAAATACCTGAGGAGGAGTTAGCAGAGGATGTGGAAGAGATTGATCACGCTGAAAGAGAATTGCGGCGTGGCCAAATCTTGTGGTTTAGAGGTCTGAACAGAATCCAGACACAG ATGGATGTAGTGAATGCTTTCCAGAGTGGAAGTTCCATTCAGGGGGCTCTAAGGCGGCAACCCTCCATCGCCAGCCAGCATCATGATGTAACAAATATTTCTACCCCTACACATGTAGTGTTTTCCTCTTCTACTGCTTCTACTACTgtggg